From Bacillota bacterium, one genomic window encodes:
- a CDS encoding DUF188 domain-containing protein — protein sequence MKLIIDADACPRGALEVCRRLGRVFGVPVWTVAGFNHRIESDRHIVVGDAPEEADIAVVNATRAGDVVVTQDWGLAALVLGRKAEAVSPDGRVYRPEAMAFLLEERALKSRFRRGGGRTRGPRRRTPADDRRLEAALTRMLRAGKARM from the coding sequence ATGAAACTGATTATTGACGCGGACGCCTGTCCGCGCGGGGCGCTGGAGGTGTGCCGGCGGCTGGGCCGTGTTTTCGGCGTGCCGGTCTGGACCGTGGCCGGTTTCAACCACCGGATCGAATCGGACCGGCACATCGTGGTGGGGGACGCGCCTGAGGAGGCCGACATTGCAGTGGTGAACGCGACGCGGGCGGGCGACGTGGTGGTGACCCAGGACTGGGGCCTCGCGGCGTTGGTTTTGGGCCGCAAGGCGGAGGCCGTGTCTCCGGACGGGCGGGTGTACCGCCCCGAGGCGATGGCCTTTCTGCTGGAGGAGCGGGCGCTGAAATCCCGCTTCCGGCGGGGGGGCGGGCGCACCAGGGGGCCGCGCCGGCGCACGCCCGCCGACGACCGGCGCCTGGAAGCCGCCCTGACCAGAATGCTGCGTGCCGGAAAGGCCCGGATGTAG
- a CDS encoding DUF4367 domain-containing protein, with amino-acid sequence MSSKWSEDSWDELMRKAVQHRMASAPESRPDAQWQRLRRHLDAKPRRAGWVNLGPWSFSRLGLAAYCLMLAILVAPLAFSEQLTGIAGRLFTPVALTQKAPPAEKAEVAKDTAEERLASTAPDEKGGALLFSTGGGEPADPAPGAPQLEADPMKAALPETPAGSEPVETQDAPPESELRTVDGEPAVRRGLTIDEVKAAAPYPVRFPRLLPERFRLADITYEAHSVETGKVILYYDHPEGKYLRVEQQQNGHAFDEPPILDGVSERVTVNGFPGKIVVRGEEWCVIQWIEGEVVFRMWGQLSPNQMKEIAEAL; translated from the coding sequence GTGTCCAGTAAATGGAGTGAAGACAGTTGGGACGAATTGATGCGCAAGGCGGTCCAACACCGTATGGCCTCGGCCCCCGAGTCCCGGCCTGACGCGCAGTGGCAGCGCCTTCGCCGGCATCTGGACGCCAAGCCCCGCCGTGCAGGTTGGGTGAACCTGGGTCCCTGGTCCTTCTCCAGGCTGGGCCTGGCCGCCTATTGCCTGATGCTGGCCATCCTGGTGGCACCTCTGGCCTTTTCCGAGCAACTGACGGGTATTGCCGGCCGGTTGTTCACCCCGGTTGCTTTGACGCAAAAAGCCCCTCCGGCCGAAAAGGCCGAGGTGGCGAAAGACACTGCCGAGGAAAGGTTGGCTTCGACCGCGCCGGACGAAAAGGGGGGGGCTCTACTCTTCAGCACCGGCGGCGGCGAACCGGCCGATCCCGCGCCCGGAGCGCCGCAACTGGAAGCAGACCCGATGAAGGCGGCTCTTCCGGAGACGCCCGCGGGAAGTGAGCCGGTCGAAACCCAGGACGCGCCGCCCGAATCGGAGCTCCGGACCGTCGATGGAGAGCCTGCCGTCCGGCGCGGCCTCACCATCGACGAGGTAAAAGCGGCGGCGCCCTACCCGGTGAGGTTCCCCCGGTTGCTGCCGGAACGGTTCCGGCTGGCCGATATCACCTATGAGGCACACAGCGTGGAGACCGGCAAGGTGATCCTGTACTACGATCACCCGGAAGGCAAGTATCTGCGTGTCGAGCAGCAGCAAAACGGTCATGCCTTTGATGAACCGCCCATACTGGACGGCGTTTCCGAGCGGGTGACCGTAAACGGGTTCCCCGGCAAGATCGTCGTCCGTGGGGAAGAATGGTGCGTCATCCAGTGGATTGAGGGCGAAGTTGTATTCAGGATGTGGGGGCAGCTTTCACCAAACCAGATGAAAGAAATCGCGGAAGCGCTCTGA